A single window of Nicotiana sylvestris chromosome 3, ASM39365v2, whole genome shotgun sequence DNA harbors:
- the LOC138887602 gene encoding uncharacterized protein, whose protein sequence is MIEKGHDTYLAYVRDVSIGTPSVDSVPVVLDFPDVFPADLLGMPPDRDIDFGIDLLPVTHPISIPPFRIASPDMKKLKDQLQEFLDKGFIQPSVSHWGSGSYTVYCDASRTGLGVVLVQDGRMSAYVSRKLKVPCEIYTDHRSLQHLFKQKDLNLRQRRWEHHYDDPHLLVLKDKVQHGDAKNVTIGNDRVLRMQGQIYVPNVYGLRELILEEAHSSRLAGVHLVFHVTLLRRYHSDPSHVLDFSSVKLDKDQSYVEEPVAILDRQVRKLRSKNIALVKVQWSGQPVEEAT, encoded by the exons ATGATTGAGAAGGGGCAtgacacgtatttagcttatgtgagagatgtcagtattggtaccccttcagttgattccgTCCCAGTAGTACTGgactttcccgatgtgtttccagcagatcttctgggcatgccacctgatagagatattgattttggtattgatctgttgccggtcactcatcccatttctattcccccaTTTCGTATAGCTTCTCCTGATATGaagaagttgaaggatcagttacaggaatttcttgataagggttttattcagcctagtgtatcacattggg gttcggggtcttacacggtctattgtgatgcctcgaggactGGCCTTGGAGTGGTGTTGGTGCAGGACGGTAGGATGAGTGCCTACGTATCTAGAAAATTGAAG gttccttgtgagatttatactgatcatcggagcttacaacacctgttcaagcaaaaggatttaaatttgcgccagaggagatg ggagcatcattatgatgatccccatttgcttgtcctcaaggacaaggttcagcatggtgatgccaaaaATGTGACCATTGGTAATgacagggtattgaggatgcagggtcagatttatGTACCCAATGTttatgggcttcgggagttgattctagaggaggcccatagttcgcg cctggcaggagttcatctggtatttcatgttacgttgctccggaggtatcacagtgatccctcacacgtgttggatttcagttcagtcaaattggacaaggatcaatcttatgttgaggaaccagtggcaatattggacaggcaggtgaGAAAGCttaggtcaaagaacattgcattagtgaaggttcagtggtcgGGTCAACCAGTTGAGGAGGcaacctag